A section of the Paenibacillus odorifer genome encodes:
- a CDS encoding PTS sugar transporter subunit IIB, protein MNTIMLVCSAGMSTSLLVTKMQKVVEEKGLDVDVFAKSASEIDITLQEKKVDVLLLGPQVKYMKKQLETRLADKNIPIEAIDMLNYGMMNGEKVLEQALQLIESK, encoded by the coding sequence ATGAATACAATTATGTTGGTGTGTTCAGCAGGAATGAGTACAAGCCTTTTAGTAACAAAAATGCAGAAGGTTGTTGAAGAAAAAGGGTTGGATGTCGATGTTTTTGCTAAATCAGCATCTGAAATTGATATTACTTTGCAAGAGAAAAAGGTTGATGTCTTATTGTTAGGACCTCAGGTGAAATATATGAAAAAGCAATTAGAAACAAGATTAGCAGATAAAAACATTCCTATAGAAGCTATTGATATGTTGAATTACGGAATGATGAACGGTGAAAAAGTACTTGAACAAGCATTGCAATTAATTGAAAGTAAATAG
- a CDS encoding PTS lactose/cellobiose transporter subunit IIA, translating into MVDEVKEEYYTVAFNIISNVGAAKSLVMEALFAAKEGEFKEAQEKLEESKQFFREGHKMHKSLIKREANGEQLQFSLILMHAEDQLMSVETISLLVTEIIELYKLSK; encoded by the coding sequence ATGGTAGATGAAGTGAAAGAGGAATACTATACTGTGGCTTTTAACATTATCAGTAATGTAGGCGCAGCTAAAAGCTTAGTAATGGAGGCGCTTTTCGCAGCCAAAGAGGGAGAATTTAAAGAGGCACAAGAAAAATTAGAAGAATCAAAGCAATTTTTTAGAGAAGGTCATAAAATGCATAAATCATTAATCAAAAGAGAAGCAAATGGCGAACAGCTTCAATTCTCACTGATCCTTATGCATGCTGAAGACCAACTAATGAGTGTTGAGACCATTTCTTTACTTGTTACGGAAATAATTGAACTTTATAAGCTTTCAAAATAG
- the celB gene encoding PTS cellobiose transporter subunit IIC has protein sequence MDKITKFLEDKVMPVAGKISGQRHLQALRDAMVLTIPFIIIGSIFLILANLPIPAYLDFLVAHPNIKTALLYPYNGTFNLVALVATFAVGYRLAESYKVDPLSSGAVALCSYFVVTPSTSFTVDDVVTKAMNVNYFSSQGLFVGLLTAIFATEIYRRIVQKNIVIKMPDGVPPTVAKSFTAIIPGFFVIVSVWGVRLLVENFTGFDNVHTIVAKLLQQPLTTVGTSLAGTIVVFLLINLLWAIGLHGSTIVGSVMLPIWLQLTSENAAAYAAGSPVHNIVTAEFRYLIFIGGSGATLGLTIAMLFFAKSKQLKQMGRLTIGPGLFNINEPLIFGMPIVLNPMMLIPFLITPIVTVLITYLSMDFGLVALPIGVLPPGTMPLIIGGYLMTGSISGMILQIVLFAVAFIIYYPFFRIMDNQKYKEEQDALIQQV, from the coding sequence ATGGATAAAATAACGAAATTTTTAGAAGATAAGGTAATGCCAGTTGCAGGTAAAATCTCTGGTCAGCGGCATTTACAAGCGCTTCGCGATGCAATGGTTTTAACTATCCCGTTTATTATTATCGGTTCCATTTTTTTAATCTTAGCAAACCTGCCAATTCCAGCCTATTTAGATTTCTTGGTCGCCCATCCAAATATCAAAACAGCCTTACTATATCCGTACAATGGTACATTTAACCTTGTCGCATTAGTTGCAACATTTGCCGTTGGTTATAGACTAGCAGAGAGCTATAAAGTGGATCCGCTTTCCTCAGGGGCTGTGGCATTATGTTCATATTTTGTAGTCACTCCATCAACATCTTTCACAGTAGATGATGTTGTCACAAAAGCAATGAACGTGAACTATTTTTCGAGTCAAGGATTATTTGTAGGATTGTTAACCGCAATCTTCGCAACAGAAATATATCGCAGAATCGTACAAAAAAATATAGTTATTAAAATGCCGGATGGTGTGCCGCCAACAGTTGCTAAATCCTTTACAGCGATTATTCCTGGTTTCTTTGTTATCGTGAGTGTCTGGGGAGTTCGCCTACTCGTTGAGAACTTCACTGGTTTTGATAACGTGCATACCATTGTTGCCAAACTTCTTCAACAACCATTAACTACTGTTGGTACAAGCTTAGCGGGAACAATTGTTGTGTTTTTGTTAATCAACTTATTATGGGCAATAGGATTACATGGTTCCACCATTGTAGGTTCTGTCATGTTGCCTATCTGGTTGCAATTGACCTCAGAAAATGCTGCAGCTTACGCAGCGGGTTCACCCGTCCATAATATTGTTACAGCAGAATTCAGATATCTTATCTTTATCGGGGGTTCTGGTGCAACTCTAGGACTAACGATTGCAATGTTATTCTTTGCGAAGAGCAAACAGCTGAAACAAATGGGTCGACTGACGATTGGACCAGGACTATTTAATATCAATGAACCGTTAATTTTCGGGATGCCCATCGTATTAAACCCAATGATGTTAATCCCATTTCTTATAACACCGATTGTTACTGTTTTGATAACCTATCTCTCCATGGATTTTGGATTAGTAGCGTTGCCAATAGGTGTACTGCCTCCGGGAACAATGCCATTAATTATCGGCGGATATTTGATGACAGGTAGTATCTCGGGAATGATCTTACAAATTGTACTGTTTGCAGTAGCGTTTATTATTTACTATCCGTTCTTTAGAATAATGGATAATCAAAAATATAAAGAAGAACAAGATGCCCTTATCCAACAGGTTTAA
- a CDS encoding glycoside hydrolase family 1 protein — MFELKTTFPENFLWGGAAAANQLEGASDVGGKGLSLADVYIFDENTPKKNWSDQWHLMTHKQIEEAQDPASEKYYPKRHGVDFYHHYKEDIALLAEMGFKAFRMSIAWTRIFPNGDELIPNEEGLAFYDRVFDELNKYGIEPIVTLSHYEMPLHLTTKYGGWVNRKVIDFFVRYATTVAERYKHKVKYWMTFNEINCVVHHQYVSLGVIEENHPNIEQAMFQGAHHQFVASALATKACKESNPQAMVGCMVSYQLLVPYSCDPDDVQATVDKQRTSLFFTDVQARGYYPAYTARMFAEKNIVLKTEPEDEQIMKDYPVDYVSFSYYMSGAVSAHPEKIEGAEGNLLTGGVKNPYLPSSDWGWQIDPKGLRTAINQLYDLYQKPVLVAENGLGALDVLQEGDVIEDDYRIDYLKEHIKQIKEAIADGVDVMGYTSWGCIDMVSAGTNQMSKRYGYIYVDQDDMGRGTKRRIKKKSFYWYKNVIATNGEQLD, encoded by the coding sequence ATGTTTGAATTGAAAACGACATTTCCAGAAAACTTTTTATGGGGGGGAGCAGCAGCTGCTAATCAACTAGAAGGAGCAAGTGATGTTGGCGGTAAAGGGCTTTCTCTAGCAGATGTATATATTTTTGACGAAAACACCCCTAAAAAAAACTGGTCTGACCAGTGGCACCTCATGACTCATAAGCAAATAGAAGAAGCACAAGATCCCGCAAGTGAAAAGTATTATCCCAAAAGACATGGGGTGGATTTTTATCACCACTATAAAGAAGATATTGCTTTATTAGCCGAAATGGGTTTTAAAGCCTTCCGCATGTCCATTGCTTGGACTCGTATTTTTCCAAATGGGGATGAATTAATCCCTAATGAAGAAGGTCTTGCATTTTATGATCGTGTGTTTGATGAATTGAACAAATATGGAATTGAGCCTATTGTTACTTTATCCCATTATGAAATGCCACTTCATCTAACAACTAAGTATGGAGGTTGGGTGAACCGGAAAGTTATAGATTTTTTTGTTCGCTATGCAACCACTGTAGCTGAAAGATACAAACATAAAGTGAAATATTGGATGACTTTTAATGAAATTAACTGTGTAGTACACCACCAATATGTAAGTCTAGGAGTTATCGAAGAAAATCACCCGAATATTGAACAAGCAATGTTTCAAGGAGCACATCATCAATTTGTAGCAAGTGCACTTGCAACCAAAGCGTGTAAAGAAAGTAATCCTCAAGCAATGGTTGGATGTATGGTTAGTTATCAACTTCTTGTTCCTTATAGCTGCGATCCTGACGACGTTCAAGCCACAGTTGATAAACAACGTACCTCTTTATTCTTTACTGATGTACAAGCGAGAGGTTACTATCCGGCTTATACCGCTCGAATGTTTGCAGAAAAAAATATAGTTCTGAAAACAGAGCCTGAGGATGAACAAATCATGAAAGACTATCCAGTGGATTATGTATCCTTTAGCTACTATATGTCTGGTGCAGTCAGTGCACATCCAGAAAAGATAGAAGGCGCAGAAGGGAATTTGCTTACAGGCGGAGTGAAAAATCCTTATTTACCATCCAGTGATTGGGGTTGGCAGATTGATCCTAAGGGTTTACGAACTGCAATAAACCAATTGTATGACCTTTATCAAAAGCCGGTACTTGTTGCAGAGAATGGCCTAGGTGCTTTAGACGTATTACAAGAAGGCGATGTTATAGAGGATGATTATCGAATTGATTATTTAAAAGAACATATTAAGCAAATAAAAGAAGCCATTGCAGATGGTGTAGATGTAATGGGCTACACAAGCTGGGGTTGCATAGATATGGTGAGTGCAGGAACAAATCAAATGTCCAAGCGTTATGGCTACATTTATGTGGACCAAGATGATATGGGCAGAGGTACAAAACGTCGTATAAAGAAAAAATCATTTTATTGGTATAAAAATGTTATCGCTACTAATGGAGAACAATTAGATTAA
- a CDS encoding ArsR/SmtB family transcription factor → MSDNSQVRDVYDAVADPTRRKLLQILADVDELPLYEITIHFEMGRTAVSKHLNILKDAGLVIARKVGRETRYRLNANPLKEIQDWVSFYEGFWKQRIDKLKLILEE, encoded by the coding sequence GTGAGCGACAATAGTCAAGTGAGGGATGTTTATGACGCTGTTGCGGATCCAACAAGACGAAAACTTCTTCAAATTCTGGCTGATGTTGATGAATTACCTCTGTATGAGATAACGATTCATTTTGAAATGGGTCGTACAGCCGTTTCGAAGCATTTAAATATACTTAAAGATGCTGGTCTCGTAATTGCTCGAAAGGTTGGCAGAGAGACGAGGTATCGGTTGAATGCCAATCCTTTGAAAGAAATTCAAGATTGGGTATCTTTTTATGAAGGATTCTGGAAGCAAAGAATTGATAAATTAAAACTTATATTGGAGGAATAA
- a CDS encoding SRPBCC family protein has protein sequence MKPDVSLDFQFTSSIEKVWNALTDSDTLAKWIWSNDFKPVVGHKFQFRAEPNEWWDGIVDSEVLVVDEPHTLSYTWNSAGESTTVTWTVSQDSEGKVNLHLDQSGFSEETKARQGAIEGAKYAWTNMGGQLEKVLAEL, from the coding sequence ATGAAACCAGATGTATCATTAGATTTTCAATTTACAAGTTCGATCGAGAAGGTATGGAATGCTTTAACGGATTCGGATACGCTTGCGAAATGGATCTGGAGTAATGATTTTAAACCCGTCGTTGGTCATAAATTTCAATTCCGTGCTGAGCCAAATGAATGGTGGGATGGAATTGTAGATAGCGAAGTACTCGTCGTGGATGAGCCTCATACGTTATCTTATACTTGGAATAGTGCGGGAGAAAGTACTACTGTTACTTGGACTGTGAGTCAAGATTCAGAGGGGAAGGTTAATCTCCATCTAGATCAATCAGGATTTAGTGAAGAGACGAAAGCCCGCCAAGGAGCCATCGAAGGTGCTAAATATGCTTGGACAAATATGGGTGGTCAGCTCGAAAAGGTATTAGCAGAATTGTAA
- a CDS encoding ATP-binding cassette domain-containing protein — protein MKINQLIANNINRLETVLPVDESLGIAGLSGSGKTTFCQTIGEESKKRLVSLLPKAEYQYLFPNIMETNFSAIKMEAMPLVLFLGRSSISSNPRSTIGTHTGVFTEIRVTLAEKYNLSPEVFSFNNELGWCPDCKGRGTTKNIECKKCQGKRYNQAAEQYKIELSDQAQSISDLNDFSIETIFKLAEKLKISEGKQQILKNIINMNIGYLTLNRIMGTLSGGELTRLYLAEFMATSENTVIIIDEISVGLDHQTLLKILAEIKQLGYKNQIWLIDHSDTVLDTADKHLFFGPGSGKYGGKIVEESPRPEPINKELNQAAPAEYYQFHDLYCRNIQMAEIQIPQNRLVTFTGESGCGKSTLVNECMVKDFLKRYSKDKLVIVGQDRNQSITSRSTVATFLDIKRKLTKYSEDIDDIFERSIEDIIVELPNEDIAHKRLSLLIKLGLGYLTLERKTQSLSTGEFQCVHLVSELFAGSRNPHTLFIFDEPSKGLSQNILNQFIDSIRDILQDESVSIIMIEHNSYMLDNSDFIVDFGKRQLAPVEHLDVLSHDDYYRQQNSADSVAPAHISSTLQQQNGIAYLKEDQIAYFKNAENIYKGGILKSLSSMARLIYGEYESDTIAPVIAIDLERHLYSQFTFLYEMGGLINHIVAAHPTNKDTKSFDFYQSDNHCPSCKGRRVIEEFDFDIVLQDKNVPFWDGSLHPDAMEILKFYQLPKIKFIFDELKNELGQDISKSYNEMTEAEKHTFLYGYWEKSFYDKAAKASRTWEGFNTIIGNYMVISKSIIKEHIKASKKMITCPICQGTVLNHHKKLKFGDTDIREIIGMPLDQVISTVGELQVLEKMKAIVGGDMVLTEEVSLLPRESQVALKMLELELGSFAQYEMVLQNALPFWDSISSSIESISRKNRITICDFANIHETRENIIDKYFTNGKYKKLTYVYEAFGYKKIVTLINKIKASHPCPFCKGKKVISEDGLHDGVYKLTIPCVSCYASGINDEGRKEVVEGIDVQTWLTGKISDVVSKSLNIEAVADIPIFNRIRELNKQEMMAVYQFLEQ, from the coding sequence ATGAAAATAAATCAATTAATTGCGAACAATATTAACAGATTAGAAACGGTACTGCCAGTGGATGAGTCGTTAGGAATTGCTGGTTTGTCTGGATCTGGTAAAACAACTTTTTGTCAAACGATTGGGGAAGAATCAAAAAAACGTCTCGTTTCCTTATTGCCAAAAGCTGAATACCAGTATTTATTCCCCAATATTATGGAGACTAATTTCAGTGCGATCAAAATGGAAGCAATGCCCCTTGTTCTTTTTCTTGGTAGGTCATCCATATCTTCAAATCCTCGGTCAACCATTGGCACACATACAGGTGTGTTTACTGAAATTCGTGTCACTCTTGCTGAAAAATATAATCTCTCTCCAGAGGTTTTTTCATTTAATAATGAATTAGGTTGGTGTCCTGATTGTAAGGGGCGTGGAACTACAAAAAATATCGAGTGTAAAAAGTGTCAAGGAAAACGCTACAATCAAGCAGCTGAACAATATAAAATTGAATTATCGGATCAAGCACAGAGTATTTCCGATCTAAACGACTTTAGCATCGAAACCATTTTTAAACTAGCAGAAAAGCTTAAGATAAGTGAGGGTAAACAACAAATCCTGAAAAATATAATCAATATGAATATTGGTTATTTAACATTAAATCGTATTATGGGTACATTGTCAGGCGGAGAATTAACACGACTTTACTTGGCAGAATTTATGGCAACAAGTGAAAATACCGTGATTATCATTGATGAAATCTCCGTGGGTCTCGATCACCAAACCCTATTGAAGATTTTAGCGGAGATTAAACAATTGGGATATAAAAATCAAATTTGGCTCATTGACCATTCTGACACGGTGCTGGACACAGCGGATAAACACTTGTTCTTTGGACCTGGCAGTGGCAAATATGGCGGGAAAATTGTTGAGGAATCACCACGTCCTGAGCCCATCAATAAAGAACTAAATCAGGCAGCACCTGCAGAATATTATCAATTTCATGATCTTTATTGTCGTAATATTCAAATGGCCGAGATTCAGATTCCCCAAAATAGGCTGGTAACTTTTACAGGTGAGTCCGGATGTGGTAAATCTACGCTGGTTAATGAATGTATGGTCAAAGATTTTCTAAAGCGTTATTCCAAAGATAAGCTGGTGATCGTAGGGCAAGATCGAAATCAGTCGATTACCAGTCGCTCGACCGTTGCCACTTTTCTTGATATTAAAAGGAAACTGACAAAATACAGTGAGGATATTGATGATATTTTTGAGCGCTCGATTGAAGATATTATTGTTGAACTGCCAAATGAGGACATTGCTCATAAAAGACTAAGCTTATTGATCAAGCTTGGACTTGGTTATTTGACGTTGGAGCGAAAAACACAGTCCTTATCCACGGGTGAATTTCAATGTGTCCATTTAGTTTCTGAGCTGTTTGCGGGCTCAAGAAATCCACATACACTTTTTATTTTTGACGAGCCTTCCAAAGGTTTATCACAAAATATTTTAAATCAATTCATTGACAGCATTAGGGACATTTTGCAGGATGAATCTGTCTCCATAATCATGATTGAACATAATTCTTATATGTTAGATAACTCTGATTTTATCGTTGATTTTGGCAAAAGACAGCTTGCACCTGTGGAGCATCTTGATGTTCTCAGTCATGATGATTATTATCGTCAACAAAACAGTGCAGATAGCGTGGCGCCTGCGCACATTTCTTCAACACTCCAGCAACAAAATGGAATTGCCTATTTAAAAGAAGATCAGATCGCCTATTTTAAAAATGCAGAGAACATCTATAAAGGTGGCATATTAAAAAGCTTATCCTCCATGGCCCGCCTGATTTATGGTGAATATGAATCGGATACGATTGCACCTGTCATCGCCATTGATCTGGAACGACACTTGTATAGTCAGTTTACTTTCCTTTATGAAATGGGTGGCTTGATCAACCATATTGTGGCAGCGCATCCCACTAATAAGGATACAAAAAGCTTTGATTTCTATCAATCAGACAATCATTGTCCAAGCTGTAAGGGCCGCCGTGTGATTGAAGAATTTGATTTTGATATTGTACTTCAGGACAAGAACGTCCCCTTTTGGGACGGCTCATTACATCCAGATGCGATGGAGATTCTGAAATTCTATCAATTACCAAAAATAAAATTCATCTTTGATGAGTTAAAGAATGAGCTCGGACAAGATATTAGCAAAAGTTATAATGAGATGACAGAAGCTGAAAAACACACCTTTTTATACGGGTATTGGGAAAAGTCCTTCTATGATAAAGCAGCTAAAGCCTCGAGAACTTGGGAAGGCTTTAATACCATTATCGGGAACTATATGGTCATTTCGAAATCAATTATTAAAGAGCATATTAAAGCGTCCAAAAAAATGATTACTTGTCCAATCTGTCAAGGAACGGTGTTAAATCATCATAAAAAGCTTAAATTCGGCGACACTGATATTCGCGAGATTATTGGGATGCCCCTTGATCAAGTCATTAGCACCGTTGGTGAATTACAGGTACTAGAAAAAATGAAAGCCATCGTGGGCGGAGATATGGTTTTGACAGAAGAGGTCTCTCTATTACCCAGGGAATCACAAGTCGCACTAAAAATGCTTGAACTAGAGTTAGGAAGTTTTGCGCAATATGAAATGGTGTTACAAAATGCCTTGCCATTCTGGGACAGCATTAGCAGCAGTATCGAATCCATCAGCAGGAAAAACCGGATTACGATCTGTGATTTTGCCAATATCCACGAAACAAGAGAAAATATCATAGATAAGTATTTCACTAATGGAAAATATAAAAAGCTGACTTATGTCTATGAAGCGTTTGGTTACAAAAAAATCGTCACCTTAATTAATAAGATTAAAGCAAGCCATCCATGTCCATTCTGTAAAGGGAAAAAAGTTATTTCGGAAGATGGACTTCATGATGGCGTATATAAATTAACGATTCCTTGTGTAAGTTGTTATGCGAGTGGCATCAATGATGAAGGGCGTAAGGAAGTCGTTGAAGGTAT